One Tursiops truncatus isolate mTurTru1 chromosome 3, mTurTru1.mat.Y, whole genome shotgun sequence DNA segment encodes these proteins:
- the LOC141278252 gene encoding uncharacterized protein, with the protein MLTSTHLHPHLPLPHLHLHLHPHLHPPSPPPSPPPSLTSTLPHLHPHLHPPSPPHSPPPSPPASLTSTLTSPSLTSTFTSTLTSTLTSTLPHLHTHLHPHLHPPSPPHSPPPSLTSTLTSPSLTSTFTSTLTSTLPHLHTHLHPHLHPPSPPRSPPHSPPPSLTSTLTPTLPHLHTHLHPHLHAPSPPHSPPPSPPHSPTPSPPPSLTSTLPYLHSHLHTHLHTHLHPHLHTHLHPHLHAPSPPHSSPPSPPHSPPHSPPPSLTSTLTSTLTSTLTYTLTYTLTYTLPHLHPPLPPLSPPHSPPHSPPPSPPRSPPPSPTPSLTSTLPYLHSHLHPHLHAHLHPHLHPPSPPPSLTSTLTSTLTSTLTHSLLLFSVVYPFIVAIKLKIQG; encoded by the coding sequence aTGCTCACCTCCactcacctccaccctcacctccccctccctcacctccaccttcacctccaccctcacctccaccctccctcacctccaccctcacctccaccctccctcacctccaccctccctcacctccaccctcacctccatccGCCCTCACCTCCACactcacctccaccctcacctccagcctccctcacctccacactcacctccccctccctcacctccaccttcacctccaccctcacctccaccctcacctccaccctccctcacctccacactcacctccaccctcacctccaccctccctcacctccacactcacctccaccctccctcacctccacactcacctccccctccctcacctccaccttcacctccaccctcacctccaccctccctcacctccacactcacctccaccctcacctccaccctccctcacctccacgcTCACCTCCACActcacctccaccctccctcacctccacgctcacccccaccctccctcacctccacactcacctccaccctcacctccacgctccctcacctccacactcacctccaccctcccctccacacTCACCTacaccctcacctccaccctccctcacctccaccctcccttACCTCCACTCTCACCTCCACACTCACCTCCACactcacctccaccctcacctccacacTCACCTACACCCTCACCTCCATGCTCCCTCACCTCCACACTCatctccaccctcacctccacacTCACCTCCACActcacccccaccctccctcacctccacactcacctccaccctcacctccaccctcacctaCACCCTCACCTACACCCTCACCTACACCcttcctcacctccaccctcccttACCTCCACTCTCACCTCCACACTCACCTCCACactcacctccaccctcacctccacgctcacctccaccctcacctacaccctccctcacctccaccctcccttACCTCCActctcacctccaccctcacctccacgctcacctccaccctcacctacaccctccctcacctccaccctcccttACCTCCACTCTCACCTCCACACTCACCTCCACACTCACTCACTCCCTCCTTTTGTTCAGTGTGGTATACCCATTTATAGTAGCAATCAAACTGAAAATTCAGGGTTAA